A region of Chelonia mydas isolate rCheMyd1 chromosome 7, rCheMyd1.pri.v2, whole genome shotgun sequence DNA encodes the following proteins:
- the LOC122466558 gene encoding beta-microseminoprotein-like, whose protein sequence is MSYTGLISLLQKCFLGFLLAVGILVTLCDAACFHEAASPRKSTRGCIQDGKLYHYGATWIKNCYSCSCDKGGIGCCSIFFRPDGFDEEKCKLTFHEESCSYSLVQKANPSKTCPFTGMVG, encoded by the exons ATGAGCTACACAG GCCTTATCTCCCTCTTACAGAAGTGCTTCCTGGGTTTCCTTCTTGCCGTTGGCATCCTGGTGACACTATGTGATGCAGCCTGTTTTCATGAAGCAGCTAGCCCACGGAAATCTACCAGAG GTTGTATTCAAGATGGAAAACTATATCATTATGGTGCCACTTGGATTAAGAACtgctacagctgcagctgtgacaaGGGAGGAATAGGGTGCTGCTCCAT CTTTTTTCGTCCTGATGGCTTTGACGAAGAGAAATGTAAACTCACCTTCCATGAGGAGTCCTGCAGCTACTCGTTGGTGCAGAAGGCCAACCCCTCTAAAACTTGTCCATTCACGGGCATGGTGGGTTAA